One Keratinibaculum paraultunense genomic window carries:
- the gltA gene encoding NADPH-dependent glutamate synthase codes for MDRFTRVPISEQDPKERATNFDEVCLGYTEEEAIKEAKRCLNCKHHPCMGNCPVSIHIPGFIKHIAEGEFEEAAHVLAEYTALPAVCGRVCPQEEQCEKVCVLGKKGDPVSIGKLERFAADWAREHGIEVGKTKEKNGYKVAVIGSGPAGITCAGDLAKEGYDVTIFEALHEPGGVLMYGIPEFRLPKKIVSHEVENLKKLGVKVETNVVVGKTVTIDDLMGKEGFHAVFIGSGAGLPKFMGIPGENLNGVFSANEFLTRNNLMKAYRDDYDTPIKVGEKVAVVGGGNVAMDAARTALRLGAEVWIVYRRTEKELPARVEEVHHAKEEGIKFEFLTSPVEIIGNEDGWVKAIRCQRMELGEPDASGRRRPVPIEGSEFEFDVDTVIMALGTSPNPLISATTHGLNVNDRGCITTDENGQTSREGVFAGGDAVTGAATVILAMGAGKQAAKGIDKYMKEKYRK; via the coding sequence ATGGATAGATTCACAAGAGTACCCATATCAGAACAGGATCCAAAAGAGAGAGCAACTAATTTTGACGAAGTTTGCTTAGGGTATACTGAAGAAGAAGCTATAAAAGAGGCTAAAAGATGTTTAAACTGTAAACATCATCCTTGTATGGGGAATTGTCCAGTAAGTATTCATATACCAGGATTTATTAAACATATAGCAGAAGGTGAATTTGAAGAAGCTGCTCATGTTCTTGCAGAGTATACTGCTCTTCCAGCTGTTTGTGGTAGGGTATGTCCTCAAGAAGAACAATGTGAAAAGGTTTGCGTTCTTGGAAAAAAAGGAGATCCCGTATCCATAGGTAAACTTGAAAGATTTGCTGCAGATTGGGCAAGAGAACATGGAATAGAGGTTGGAAAAACTAAAGAAAAAAATGGCTATAAAGTAGCAGTTATAGGTTCTGGTCCTGCAGGTATTACTTGTGCTGGTGATTTAGCTAAGGAAGGATATGATGTAACTATATTTGAAGCTCTTCATGAGCCAGGTGGGGTGTTAATGTATGGTATCCCTGAATTTAGATTACCAAAGAAAATTGTAAGCCATGAAGTAGAAAATTTAAAAAAATTAGGAGTTAAAGTAGAAACAAATGTTGTAGTAGGGAAAACTGTAACTATAGATGATTTAATGGGAAAAGAAGGATTCCATGCAGTATTTATTGGTTCTGGAGCAGGACTTCCTAAGTTTATGGGAATTCCTGGAGAGAACTTAAATGGTGTATTTTCAGCGAATGAATTTTTGACTAGAAATAATCTTATGAAAGCATATAGGGATGATTATGATACGCCAATTAAAGTTGGAGAAAAAGTTGCTGTAGTAGGTGGAGGAAATGTCGCTATGGACGCAGCTAGAACAGCTTTAAGATTAGGAGCTGAAGTTTGGATAGTATATAGAAGAACAGAAAAAGAGCTTCCAGCTAGAGTAGAAGAAGTTCACCACGCTAAGGAAGAAGGAATTAAGTTTGAATTTTTAACTAGTCCTGTAGAAATAATAGGCAATGAAGATGGGTGGGTAAAAGCTATTAGATGTCAAAGAATGGAGTTAGGTGAACCAGATGCTTCTGGAAGGAGAAGACCTGTACCAATAGAAGGTTCAGAATTTGAATTTGATGTAGATACGGTGATAATGGCATTAGGTACATCACCAAATCCATTAATTTCAGCTACAACTCACGGTCTTAATGTAAATGATAGAGGTTGCATAACAACAGATGAAAATGGACAAACTTCAAGAGAAGGCGTATTTGCAGGTGGAGATGCTGTAACTGGTGCAGCTACTGTAATATTAGCCATGGGAGCAGGAAAGCAAGCAGCTAAAGGCATTGATAAATATATGAAAGAAAAATATAGAAAATAA
- a CDS encoding sulfide/dihydroorotate dehydrogenase-like FAD/NAD-binding protein — translation MYKIVEKRKLAPDIYSMDVLAPRVAESAKPGQFVIVIADEVGERIPLTICDYDKEKGTVNIVIQAVGCSTRKMVSFNEGDYFKAFVGPLGNPSDYVNEDIEEVKKRKYLFVAGGVGAAPVYPQVRWFHEHGIDVDVIVGAKTKDLIILEDKIKDVAGNLYVATDDGSYGFNGMVTGLIEELVVNQGKKYDYCIAIGPMIMMKFVSLLTEKLGIKTIVSINPIMVDGTGMCGACRVTVGNETKFACVDGPEFDGHLVDFDEALKRQTQYKDEELKKLKEYEEKCKLDQQGGGE, via the coding sequence TTGTATAAGATTGTAGAAAAAAGAAAACTTGCCCCTGACATCTATTCAATGGATGTTTTAGCTCCTAGAGTGGCAGAATCTGCAAAACCAGGTCAGTTTGTGATTGTAATAGCTGACGAAGTTGGGGAAAGAATTCCTTTAACTATTTGTGATTATGACAAAGAAAAAGGGACAGTTAACATAGTTATTCAAGCTGTGGGCTGTTCTACAAGAAAGATGGTAAGTTTCAATGAAGGAGATTATTTTAAGGCTTTTGTAGGACCTTTAGGAAATCCATCTGATTATGTTAATGAAGACATAGAAGAGGTTAAAAAAAGAAAATATTTATTTGTAGCTGGTGGAGTTGGAGCAGCACCTGTATATCCTCAGGTAAGATGGTTCCATGAACATGGAATTGATGTGGATGTAATAGTAGGTGCTAAGACTAAGGATTTAATAATTCTTGAAGATAAAATAAAGGATGTAGCTGGTAACCTTTATGTTGCTACCGATGATGGTAGTTATGGATTTAATGGGATGGTTACTGGACTTATTGAAGAATTAGTAGTAAATCAAGGGAAAAAATATGATTATTGTATAGCAATTGGGCCCATGATAATGATGAAATTTGTATCTCTTCTTACTGAAAAGTTAGGAATAAAAACTATAGTAAGTATTAATCCAATAATGGTTGATGGTACAGGCATGTGTGGTGCTTGTAGGGTTACAGTAGGTAATGAAACTAAATTTGCATGTGTTGATGGTCCTGAATTTGATGGACATCTTGTTGATTTTGATGAAGCTCTAAAAAGACAAACTCAATATAAAGATGAAGAACTTAAGAAATTGAAAGAATATGAAGAAAAGTGCAAGTTAGACCAACAGGGAGGTGGGGAATAA
- a CDS encoding xanthine phosphoribosyltransferase produces the protein MELLKQRILKDGVLKEGNILKVDSFLNHQVDVELLNEIGKEFERRFRGEKIDKILTVETSGIAIAVIAAQYFNVPVVFARKTDSKTMDEDVYESTVYSYTKNKSYTIRVAKRFLKEGENILLIDDFLARGKAMEGLIDILEQSGCNLVGIGVVIEKGFQEGGKNLRERGIRLESLAIIDKSKDGEIKFI, from the coding sequence ATGGAGCTATTAAAACAAAGAATTTTAAAAGATGGAGTATTAAAAGAAGGTAATATATTAAAAGTTGATAGTTTTTTAAATCACCAAGTAGATGTAGAGTTGTTAAATGAGATTGGTAAAGAGTTTGAAAGAAGATTTAGAGGAGAAAAAATTGATAAGATTTTAACTGTTGAAACTTCTGGTATTGCTATTGCAGTTATTGCTGCTCAATATTTTAATGTACCAGTGGTGTTTGCAAGAAAGACTGATTCAAAAACAATGGATGAAGATGTATATGAAAGTACTGTATATTCATATACAAAAAATAAGTCTTACACAATAAGAGTAGCTAAACGTTTTTTAAAAGAAGGAGAAAATATTTTGCTAATAGACGATTTTTTGGCTAGAGGTAAGGCAATGGAAGGGCTAATAGATATATTAGAGCAAAGTGGCTGTAATTTAGTTGGAATAGGTGTAGTAATTGAAAAAGGTTTTCAAGAAGGAGGCAAAAATTTAAGGGAAAGGGGTATTAGATTAGAATCATTAGCTATTATAGATAAATCCAAAGATGGTGAAATTAAATTTATATAA
- a CDS encoding GH36-type glycosyl hydrolase domain-containing protein: MKGRSIMGSAFNFKDNRNPIIVKDIDLDKDRLIQHGEEIGEIYRVNKKVNVKRFLLKRLDDNFKEIENIYLYFNKNSYKELPKGTEWLLDNFYMIELIYKELKFNLKKEKNIRVRIVEKGVLKGYPIVYILALELISHTIGKITEDSIKGFVNGFQREEILTLEEIYHLPTFLTLGLIEYIRDISTNLIDTYMIWEKIDELSLENNLEYLIEDIPNMDSREIERLIRIIRKKGKNFANTLDIIDNKLNYIGTDINAILEREYIRQSKYKLSLGYGISSLRDLSSLDWEDIFNSISVVENIFNEDPLGIYSNMDSSSKAYYRYEVEILAERFKVQEIFVSKKILELAKEEWNKGFRDKKAHIGYYILGKGREELFDFFEIKSKSNKLYLENYVYYYFPIIFLWILVATLISLYSYNKGNIYWSIFVFIITSIPILTISINIVNYLYSKRYRAKILPKLDLKEGIPEEYSTFVVIPTLLPNVERVEELFNSLEVYYLSNREDNIYFGIVGDFKDEDSEVTKFDEEIVHKGIEITQRLNEKYGNGEEIFYYFHRRRTYSKTQDRWMGWERKRGALVEFNELLLGKEGTSFSTISGNISKLHGKIKYVITLDADTILPIDGVKKLIGTIAHPLNKAILDENKGRVIEGYGIIQPNILVDIESSNKSLFTRIFAGTGGVDFYSTASFDIYQDLFGEGIFTGKGIYDLNIFQRCLKDAIPENTVLSHDLLEGSYIRAGLATDIALIDGYPEKYSSYIMRQHRWVRGDWQLIRWLKKPYSEHINSLSKWKILDNMRRSLLSITLLLTILLGVVFFPGNIFVYLIIPILTLFLPLINMALEGIFSMGDGIKKIKLNGNLILGYKVYLYQGILSLMFLPHEAYMMLDAIGRTIYRVFISNKNLLEWTTAFDMEKRLDNNFSSYMKRMNQNIIISLLLLIVSYIFNPNRLWISIIISLLWLMGPLVAYIISKEDIETIEIDGEDIKLLKEIGRKTWEYYKAFTNEKNNYIPPDNFQEYPYNGIANRTSPTNIGFYLLAILSSRDLGFINTREMVNLVDLTISTIEKMDKWEGHLYNWYNTENLEPLKPIFVSTVDSGNFVSYLITLKEGIKEYIDCDEMDEELIAKTEDLLYRIQNIIDNTKFYPLYDETKDLFYIGHNVEEDKPLKSYYDLLASEARISSYIAISRGEIPLEHWNRLGKSLIVEKGYISLASWAGTMFEYLMPTLVLKNYKNTLLDESYKTSINIQIEYGNYHNIPWGISESGFFAFDNQLNYQYKAFGIPALGFKRGLRDELVVSPYSTFLALKFAPNEALKNIKKLKNEGLEGSYGFYEAIDYTSWRLPNHMDRGIVKSYMSHHQGMIFVSINNFINKDIMVNRFHRDPQMKCGELLLQEKIPLNPIISKEKENLEGIRIMPKKELPWKSRVYSKDDLCKIKCHLLSSNTYSLMINNRGEGYSKNEDIFINRWRKDFLSTPYGQFIYIKDVSNEDIWSTTYAPTYKEPDAYEVEFSNYKVKFYREDGDIETKMDIFLLPEELGEIRKVKLKNNGDEETILEITSYFEITGSTFDSDIAHPAFNNLFIKTELLEEQQGILSNRRNRDDKLLDFWIVHGMKFFNEREYELQYETSRSNFIGRGNSLKKPKGIVKGLTNTTGVVLDPIMSIGTKIKLQPKEEKEIYFITALTNDKKEVIDILNKYSNRENIKMALDLSRTKSQTEIGYLNLNHDNIEFYEELLPYLLYVDENIKHKYEHILKQNKKGKEGLWAQGISGDNPIVLVTIKSMKGIETIKKLVDAHEYWSYKGLKVDLVILNEDESIYYQPLFENIREIVYRKRGNIVDTSGGIFIRNKNTLLKEDEILLYKWARVIIKSEEGAIIEGKEIKTMPYKEFDYKSIDYQVSSKILKLDYFNGYGGFYNEGREYIIRLTKELNTPLPWINVIGNKEFGFIVDELGTGFSWCQNSRENKLTPWYNDPLLGKSGEIIYLMDEDTGEIFTITPYPIRDENDYIITHGQGYTSFYHESHGIEQKLTMFTPIEDNIKINLIRLKNQSNKDRNISLIYYIRPVLGVTDEETENLLETGIDGETLFIKNSTNREFKDSTIFIGASEKIHSYTGSRKEFLGNIPSYDNPEGIRREKLSNSVGLGYNPCGVIRVNINLPLKSEKELIFLLGEENMIDKGLILLDKYRDVKKAKKALEEVKSFWDSILSKIQIETPDNTMNYMMNSWLIYQTIVCRIWGRAGFYQVGGAFGARDQMQDAMNTIYHIPENTRKQIIRNCKHQYKEGDIQHWWHPIPDSQVHKGIRSRYSDDLLWLPLGVAEYILITGDNSILEEKVPFIESPILEEDEYERYEVPSLSKEIGTVYEHCIRAIEKSLNFGERGLPLMRGGDWNDGMNKVGYKGKGESVWLAWFLVTVLKNFIPICEIKGDLGRAKKYNDIIQKLKDKIETNAWDGEWYKRAFFDDGTPLGSKENSQCMIDSIPQSWSVISTLGDRKRAEIALGSVEKYLVNEEAGIVALLTPPFDNTLLDPGYIKSYVPGVRENGGQYTHAATWVIKAFAMLGEGDKAYRLFSMINPINHSRTSIECATYKVEPYVVAADVYTNPQHIGRGGWTWYTGSSGWMYKVGLEDILGLRIENDKLFIDPCIPKDWSKYNIRYKYGYTYYNIEVKNPHGVNKGINSIIVDGVNIDKEYINLENDGIEHFIVVKLGSIDKNI, translated from the coding sequence ATGAAAGGAAGATCAATAATGGGTTCAGCTTTTAATTTTAAAGACAATAGAAATCCTATAATAGTAAAGGACATAGATTTAGATAAGGATAGATTAATACAGCATGGAGAAGAAATAGGAGAAATATATAGAGTAAATAAAAAGGTGAATGTAAAAAGGTTTCTTTTAAAAAGACTTGATGATAATTTTAAGGAAATTGAAAATATATATCTATATTTTAATAAAAATTCTTATAAAGAATTGCCAAAAGGTACAGAGTGGCTTTTAGATAATTTTTATATGATTGAATTAATATATAAAGAATTAAAGTTTAATTTAAAAAAAGAAAAAAATATAAGAGTGAGAATAGTAGAAAAAGGAGTATTGAAGGGTTATCCCATTGTGTATATTTTAGCTTTAGAATTAATATCCCATACAATAGGTAAAATTACAGAAGATAGTATAAAGGGATTTGTTAATGGATTTCAAAGGGAAGAAATATTAACATTAGAGGAAATATATCATTTACCCACTTTTCTAACATTGGGATTAATAGAGTATATAAGAGATATATCAACAAATTTAATTGATACTTATATGATATGGGAAAAAATAGATGAACTTTCTCTAGAGAACAATTTGGAATATTTAATAGAAGATATACCCAATATGGATTCTAGAGAAATAGAAAGATTAATTAGAATAATACGGAAAAAAGGTAAGAACTTTGCAAACACATTGGACATTATAGATAACAAATTAAACTATATAGGTACAGATATTAATGCTATATTAGAAAGAGAGTATATACGACAATCTAAGTATAAATTATCCTTAGGATATGGTATAAGCTCCTTAAGGGATTTATCATCTTTGGATTGGGAAGATATATTTAACTCTATATCTGTAGTTGAAAATATTTTTAATGAGGATCCTCTAGGTATATATTCAAATATGGATTCTTCTTCTAAAGCTTATTATAGATATGAGGTTGAAATATTAGCTGAGAGATTTAAAGTACAGGAGATATTTGTATCTAAAAAGATATTAGAATTAGCTAAAGAGGAATGGAATAAAGGCTTTAGAGATAAAAAAGCCCATATAGGATATTATATTTTAGGCAAAGGTAGGGAAGAACTTTTTGATTTTTTTGAAATAAAATCTAAGTCTAATAAGCTCTATCTAGAAAATTATGTTTATTATTATTTTCCTATTATTTTTTTATGGATTTTAGTAGCTACATTGATTAGTTTATATAGTTATAATAAAGGAAATATTTATTGGAGTATATTTGTTTTTATTATTACATCTATACCCATACTAACTATTTCTATAAATATTGTAAATTATTTATATTCAAAAAGGTATAGGGCTAAAATACTTCCAAAACTAGATTTGAAAGAGGGTATTCCTGAGGAATATAGCACTTTTGTAGTAATTCCCACTCTTTTGCCTAATGTAGAAAGAGTTGAAGAATTATTTAATAGTTTAGAAGTATATTATCTTTCTAATAGAGAAGATAATATTTATTTTGGTATTGTGGGGGATTTTAAAGATGAAGATAGTGAAGTGACTAAATTTGATGAGGAGATTGTACATAAGGGTATTGAAATTACTCAGAGATTAAACGAAAAATATGGAAACGGGGAAGAGATATTTTATTATTTCCATAGAAGAAGGACATATTCTAAAACTCAAGATAGATGGATGGGATGGGAAAGAAAAAGGGGAGCTTTGGTAGAATTTAATGAATTGTTATTAGGAAAAGAAGGTACTAGTTTTAGTACTATATCTGGAAATATATCTAAATTACATGGGAAAATTAAATATGTAATTACATTAGACGCAGATACCATATTGCCTATAGATGGAGTAAAAAAATTGATAGGTACTATAGCCCATCCCTTAAATAAAGCTATATTAGATGAGAATAAGGGTAGGGTAATAGAAGGTTACGGTATTATTCAACCTAATATTTTAGTAGATATAGAAAGTAGTAACAAATCTTTATTTACTAGAATATTTGCAGGGACAGGAGGAGTGGATTTTTATAGTACTGCATCTTTTGATATATACCAAGACTTGTTTGGAGAAGGAATATTTACAGGAAAAGGTATATATGACTTAAATATTTTTCAAAGGTGTTTGAAGGATGCCATTCCAGAAAATACTGTATTAAGCCATGATCTACTGGAAGGTAGTTATATTCGGGCAGGTTTAGCCACAGATATTGCTTTAATAGATGGATATCCAGAGAAATATAGTTCATATATTATGAGGCAGCATAGGTGGGTTAGAGGGGATTGGCAGTTAATTAGATGGCTTAAAAAACCTTATAGCGAACATATTAATTCCCTTTCGAAATGGAAAATATTAGATAATATGAGAAGAAGTTTATTGTCTATAACTTTATTGTTAACTATATTACTAGGGGTAGTATTTTTTCCTGGAAATATATTTGTATATTTAATTATTCCCATTTTGACATTGTTTTTGCCTCTTATAAACATGGCATTGGAAGGTATATTTTCAATGGGAGATGGAATTAAGAAGATAAAATTAAATGGAAATCTTATTTTAGGATACAAGGTATATTTATATCAAGGAATTTTATCTTTAATGTTTTTGCCTCATGAGGCTTATATGATGTTAGACGCTATAGGAAGGACTATATACAGAGTATTTATTTCTAACAAGAATTTATTGGAATGGACTACTGCATTTGATATGGAGAAAAGATTAGATAATAATTTTTCCAGTTATATGAAGAGGATGAATCAAAATATAATAATATCTTTATTGTTACTTATTGTAAGCTATATATTTAACCCAAATAGATTATGGATTAGTATAATAATTAGTTTGTTATGGTTAATGGGACCTTTAGTGGCATATATTATCAGCAAAGAAGACATAGAAACTATAGAGATTGATGGAGAAGATATAAAGCTTTTGAAAGAAATTGGGAGAAAAACTTGGGAATATTATAAAGCTTTTACCAATGAAAAGAATAATTATATTCCCCCTGATAATTTTCAAGAATACCCTTATAATGGAATAGCCAATAGGACTTCTCCTACCAATATAGGTTTTTATCTTTTAGCCATATTATCTAGTAGAGATTTAGGTTTTATTAATACTAGGGAGATGGTAAATTTAGTGGATTTAACTATAAGTACTATAGAAAAGATGGATAAGTGGGAAGGGCATCTATATAATTGGTATAATACTGAAAACCTAGAGCCTTTAAAACCTATATTTGTATCTACAGTAGATAGTGGAAATTTTGTATCTTATTTAATAACTTTAAAAGAAGGGATTAAGGAATATATAGACTGTGATGAGATGGATGAAGAACTTATAGCAAAAACTGAAGATTTACTTTATAGAATTCAAAATATAATAGATAATACTAAATTTTATCCTTTATATGATGAGACAAAGGACTTGTTTTATATTGGTCATAATGTAGAAGAGGATAAGCCATTGAAATCCTATTATGATCTGTTGGCTTCTGAGGCTAGAATTTCATCTTATATCGCTATTTCAAGAGGAGAGATTCCTTTAGAACATTGGAATAGATTGGGAAAATCTTTGATTGTAGAAAAAGGATATATATCATTAGCTTCTTGGGCTGGTACCATGTTTGAATATTTAATGCCTACTTTGGTATTAAAAAATTATAAAAATACCCTATTGGATGAAAGCTATAAAACTTCAATTAATATACAAATAGAATATGGAAATTATCATAATATACCTTGGGGGATTTCAGAATCAGGTTTTTTTGCATTTGATAATCAGCTTAATTATCAATATAAGGCTTTTGGAATACCTGCTTTAGGTTTTAAACGGGGTTTGAGAGATGAATTGGTAGTTTCCCCTTATTCAACTTTTTTAGCTTTAAAATTTGCTCCTAATGAAGCTTTGAAAAATATTAAAAAATTAAAGAATGAAGGATTAGAAGGATCTTATGGATTTTATGAAGCCATAGATTATACTAGCTGGAGATTACCCAATCATATGGATAGAGGAATTGTTAAATCCTATATGAGCCATCATCAAGGGATGATATTTGTTTCTATAAATAATTTTATAAATAAGGATATAATGGTAAATAGATTTCATAGGGATCCACAGATGAAATGTGGTGAATTGCTGCTTCAAGAAAAAATACCTTTAAATCCTATTATATCTAAGGAAAAGGAAAATTTAGAAGGAATAAGAATAATGCCTAAAAAAGAATTACCATGGAAGAGTAGAGTATATTCAAAAGATGATTTATGTAAAATTAAATGTCATCTATTATCTTCAAACACCTATTCTTTAATGATAAATAATAGAGGGGAAGGCTATTCTAAAAATGAAGATATATTTATAAATCGTTGGAGAAAGGATTTCCTTTCTACCCCTTATGGACAATTTATATATATAAAAGATGTATCTAATGAAGATATTTGGTCTACTACTTATGCTCCTACATACAAAGAGCCAGATGCTTATGAAGTGGAATTTTCTAATTACAAAGTGAAATTTTATCGTGAAGATGGAGATATAGAGACCAAAATGGATATATTTTTACTTCCAGAGGAATTAGGAGAAATCAGGAAAGTAAAATTAAAGAATAATGGGGATGAAGAAACTATATTAGAAATTACCAGTTATTTTGAAATTACAGGTTCAACTTTTGATTCTGATATAGCTCATCCTGCTTTTAACAATTTATTTATCAAAACTGAACTGCTAGAAGAACAGCAAGGAATACTTTCTAATAGAAGGAATAGAGATGACAAATTGCTAGATTTTTGGATAGTTCATGGTATGAAGTTTTTTAATGAAAGGGAATATGAATTACAATATGAAACTAGTAGATCAAATTTTATAGGGAGAGGAAATTCATTAAAAAAGCCAAAAGGAATTGTTAAAGGACTTACTAATACTACAGGAGTAGTACTAGACCCTATAATGAGTATAGGTACTAAAATAAAGTTGCAACCCAAAGAAGAAAAGGAAATATATTTTATTACTGCATTAACTAATGATAAAAAGGAAGTTATAGATATACTTAATAAGTATTCCAATAGGGAAAATATAAAAATGGCATTGGATCTTTCTAGAACTAAAAGTCAAACAGAAATAGGATATTTAAATTTAAATCATGATAATATAGAATTTTATGAAGAATTATTGCCCTATTTACTTTATGTGGACGAAAATATTAAGCATAAATATGAACATATATTAAAACAAAATAAAAAAGGGAAAGAAGGATTATGGGCTCAGGGGATATCTGGTGATAATCCTATAGTTTTAGTTACCATTAAATCTATGAAGGGAATAGAAACCATAAAAAAATTAGTAGATGCTCACGAATATTGGTCTTACAAAGGATTAAAAGTGGATTTGGTAATATTGAATGAAGATGAGAGCATATATTACCAACCACTATTTGAAAACATTAGGGAGATAGTATATAGAAAAAGAGGCAATATAGTGGATACTTCAGGAGGAATATTTATTCGAAATAAAAACACCCTTTTGAAAGAAGATGAAATTTTGTTATATAAATGGGCTAGAGTTATTATTAAATCAGAGGAAGGAGCTATTATAGAGGGTAAAGAAATAAAAACAATGCCTTATAAGGAATTTGATTATAAGTCTATAGATTATCAAGTAAGTTCAAAGATATTAAAATTAGATTATTTTAATGGATATGGGGGATTTTATAATGAGGGTAGAGAATATATTATTAGATTGACTAAGGAATTGAATACTCCTTTGCCTTGGATAAATGTAATTGGAAACAAAGAGTTTGGATTTATAGTAGATGAATTAGGCACTGGATTTAGTTGGTGTCAAAATAGTAGAGAAAACAAACTAACTCCATGGTATAATGATCCTCTATTAGGAAAATCTGGGGAAATAATATACTTAATGGATGAAGATACAGGAGAGATATTTACTATAACTCCATATCCTATTAGGGATGAAAATGATTATATAATTACCCATGGGCAAGGGTATACTAGCTTTTATCATGAAAGTCATGGTATAGAACAAAAACTTACAATGTTTACTCCTATAGAGGATAATATAAAAATCAATCTGATAAGATTAAAAAATCAAAGTAATAAGGACAGAAATATAAGTTTAATTTATTATATTAGACCAGTACTAGGAGTTACAGATGAAGAAACTGAAAATTTATTGGAAACAGGTATTGATGGGGAAACATTATTTATAAAAAATTCTACCAATAGAGAGTTTAAAGATAGTACTATATTCATAGGGGCATCTGAAAAAATACACTCTTATACTGGCAGTAGAAAGGAATTTTTAGGAAATATACCTTCCTATGATAATCCAGAGGGTATTAGAAGGGAGAAACTATCCAATAGTGTAGGTTTAGGTTACAATCCTTGTGGAGTTATTAGAGTAAATATAAATCTTCCTCTTAAGTCTGAAAAAGAACTTATATTTTTACTAGGAGAAGAAAATATGATAGATAAGGGACTTATTCTTCTAGATAAATACAGGGATGTTAAAAAAGCAAAGAAAGCTTTAGAAGAGGTTAAAAGTTTTTGGGATAGTATATTGTCAAAGATTCAAATAGAAACCCCAGACAATACCATGAATTACATGATGAACAGTTGGTTAATATATCAAACCATAGTATGTAGAATATGGGGAAGAGCAGGTTTTTATCAAGTGGGAGGAGCTTTTGGAGCTAGGGATCAAATGCAAGATGCAATGAATACTATTTATCATATACCAGAAAACACAAGAAAACAAATTATTAGAAATTGTAAACATCAATACAAAGAAGGGGATATACAACATTGGTGGCACCCTATACCAGATAGTCAAGTTCATAAGGGTATCAGAAGTAGATATTCTGATGATTTACTTTGGTTGCCATTAGGAGTAGCAGAATATATATTAATAACAGGAGATAATAGTATACTTGAGGAAAAGGTGCCTTTTATAGAAAGTCCAATATTAGAAGAAGATGAATATGAAAGATATGAAGTTCCTAGCTTATCTAAAGAAATAGGAACAGTATATGAGCATTGTATTAGAGCTATTGAAAAATCTTTAAACTTTGGAGAAAGAGGTCTGCCTCTTATGAGAGGAGGAGATTGGAATGATGGCATGAATAAGGTAGGTTATAAAGGAAAAGGGGAATCTGTATGGTTAGCTTGGTTTTTAGTTACTGTACTTAAAAATTTTATTCCCATTTGTGAAATAAAGGGAGATTTGGGTAGAGCTAAAAAATATAATGATATAATACAAAAACTAAAAGATAAAATAGAGACTAATGCATGGGACGGAGAATGGTATAAAAGAGCCTTTTTTGACGATGGTACTCCTTTAGGCTCTAAGGAAAATAGCCAATGTATGATAGATTCTATTCCTCAATCTTGGTCTGTTATCTCTACTTTAGGTGATAGAAAAAGGGCAGAAATAGCATTAGGATCAGTAGAAAAATACTTAGTAAATGAAGAAGCAGGTATTGTAGCTTTGCTTACGCCTCCTTTTGATAATACATTGTTAGACCCAGGATATATAAAATCCTATGTACCTGGGGTAAGAGAAAATGGAGGGCAATATACCCATGCTGCTACTTGGGTTATAAAGGCATTTGCCATGTTAGGGGAAGGTGATAAGGCTTATAGATTATTTAGCATGATAAATCCAATTAATCACTCTAGAACTTCCATAGAATGTGCTACCTATAAAGTGGAGCCTTATGTAGTGGCAGCTGATGTATATACTAATCCTCAACATATAGGTAGAGGTGGCTGGACTTGGTATACAGGTTCATCTGGATGGATGTATAAAGTAGGATTAGAGGATATACTTGGACTCAGGATAGAAAATGATAAATTATTTATAGATCCATGTATACCTAAAGATTGGAGCAAGTATAATATTAGATACAAATATGGCTATACTTATTACAATATAGAAGTAAAAAATCCCCATGGAGTTAACAAAGGAATAAATAGCATAATAGTAGATGGAGTAAATATAGATAAAGAATATATTAATTTAGAAAATGATGGAATAGAGCATTTTATTGTAGTTAAATTGGGAAGTATAGATAAAAACATTTAA